The Pseudodesulfovibrio cashew genomic sequence GTCATCCGTGGCATGATCTATAAGGTGAGACACCTCGTGGAGGTTACTGAATCATGAGACTTCATGAACTGTATGCTTTCCCGGAAGAGTACAAGAACCGCAAGCGCATAGGTCGCGGCTCCGGCTCCGGCTGGGGCAAGACTGCGGGCAAGGGCCACAAAGGCCAGAATGCTCGTGCCGGCGGCGGTGTCCGTCCCGGTTTCGAGGGTGGCCAGATGCCTCTGGCTCGCCGTCTGCCCAAGCGCGGTTTCAAGAATCCCTTCCGTGTGGAATATGAGGCCGTGAACGTGGGCCGTCTGATCGCCATGTTCGATGGCAAGGACGAGATCACTGTCGCCGACATGTACGAGCGCGGCGTTGTCGCCAACGGCGCTCCCGTCAAGGTGCTCGGTACCGGCGAAGTGGACAAGGCCGTGACCATTGAGGCTCACCGCTTCAGTGCTTCCGCTGCCGAAAAGATCGCCAAGGCCGGCGGTACCGCCAAGGCCATTGAAGGCTAACTCTCTAGAGTATCGGAAGGGTTATCGTGTCGATGTCAGGAGTTGAGAATCTTGCCCGGGTGCCAGAGCTGAAAAAGAAGCTGCTCTGGACGTTCGCACTGCTTGCTGTCTACCGGATGGGCATCCATATCCCTATTCCTGGGGTCGACAGCGGAGCACTGTCCGAGTTCTTCGCGCAAGCGCAGAACACCCTGTTCGGCGTTTTTGACATGTTCTCTGGCGGTGGCCTGAAAAACATGTCCATCTTCGCCCTGGGCATCATGCCTTACATCTCGGCTTCAATCATCCTGCAGCTCCTGACCGTTGTGTCGCCCGAGCTGAAGCGCCTCCAGAAGGAGGAGGGTGAAGCCGGACGGAAAAAGATAACCCAGTACACCAGATACGGCACCGTGCTCATTACCATCGTGCAGGGCTTTGCCATTGCCACAGGTCTTGAGTCCGCTGCCAGCCCCACCGGGGCGTCCATGGTGCTTCACCCCGGATGGGGGTTCAAGCTGATGACCATCTTGACCCTCACCGCGGGCACCGTGTTCCTGATGTGGCTGGGTGAACAGATGACGGAAAAGGGTATCGGCAACGGTATCTCCCTGATCATCTACGCGGGTATCATCGCCGGCCTTCCAGCTGCAGTGATGAATACCGTGCAGTTGATGTCCGTGGGTGAAATCACTCTGTTCGTGTTGCTGCTCATTGGAGCCTGCATGGTCGTGACCCTGGCGTTCATCGTCTTCATGGAGCGCGGTCAACGCAGGATTCCGATTCACTATGCCAAGCGTCAGCAGGGGCGGCGCATGTTCGGCGGGCAGACTACGCATCTGCCGCTCAAGATCAACACCGCTGGTGTTATCCCGCCGATCTTCGCGTCTTCCATCCTGATGTTCCCGGCGACGGTTGCGCAGTTCTCGAACGTGCAGTGGCTGAAGGACATTTCCTCCTTCATGCGCCCTGACTCCATCGTCTACAACATCCTGTATATTGGAATCATCATGTTCTTCTGCTACTTCTACACGGCGATCATGTTTGATCCCAAGGGAATCGCTGAGAACATCCAGAAGCAGGGCGGTTTTATCCCAGGCATTCGCCCGGGAGCCCGCACCCGCGAATACATTGACCGTGTTTTGGCCCGGATCACCCTCTGGGGCGGTTTCTACGTGTCCCTGGTTTGTGTCCTGCCCATGTTCCTGATTTCGAACTTCGGCGTGCCGTTCTATTTCGGCGGTACCTCGTTGCTTATCGTAGTCGGCGTGGCCATGGACTTCATGGGGCAGATCGAGTCCTATCTGATATCCCGTCAGTACGAGGGCTTGATGGGCAAGGCCGGCAAGGGGAGATAACCTTGAAAAAGTTCAGGGGGGTCTTCCTCAAGAATGAAAAAGAGATTGGCCTCATGCGTGAGGCCAATCGTATTGTTTCCCGAATCCTCGACGAACTCGGGGAGAACGTCAAACCAGGCGTCTCCACCATGGTGTTCGAGGAAGTCTGCCAGGCTCGCTGCAAGGAGTTCGGCGTTCGCCCGGCATTTCTGGGGTATCAGGGTTTTCCCTATGCCCTCTGCTGCTCTGTGAATGAAGAGATCGTGCACGGCTTCCCCTCCAGGGAGCGCATCCTCGAAGAGGGCGACATCGTCAGCTTCGACATGGGGGTGGTGTACAACGGGTTCTACGGAGACTCCGCCCGCACTTTTGGTGTGGGAGAAGTTGATGCCGAAACGCAAAAACTCATGGACGTAACCCGAGAGTCTCTTTACAAGGGTATCGATAAAGCCTGGCCCGGCAACAACCTGTATGACATCTCCGCGGCAATCCAGTCATACGTTGAAGGGTTCGGCTTTGGTATAGTCCGACGATTTGTCGGCCACGGGATCGGAAGCCATCTCCATGAGAAGCCCGAGATCCCCAACTTCGTTCCCAGGGGCATAGCCGGCGTTCCTCTCAAAGCCGGCATGGTGCTTGCCATTGAGCCGATGGTCACGGCTGGGAGCTATGAAGTGGAAATACTGGACGACAAATGGACCGCCGTCACCAAGGACAGGAAAATGTCCGCTCATTTCGAGCATACGATTGCGGTCACGAGCGACGGACCTATGATATTGAGCTTGTCCGACTGATTTTCGCCTTGGCGATTTCGGGCTTGCGCTTTGTCGCAAAACGCTGTATGAAGTACAGCTTCGTTTAAAAGGCCACCCCTGAAAGGGGGTATTGGCATTATTGTTATTTAGAAAGTTTGGAGACGGTCATGAAAGTCAGACCTTCTGTTAAGAAAATGTGTTCCAAGTGCAAAGTAATCAGGCGCAACGGCATTCTGCGGGTGATCTGTGAGAACCCCCGCCACAAGCAGCGCCAAGGATAAAGGGTAGTAACTATGGCACGTATAGCTGGTGTTGATTTGCCGAGAAACAAGCGCATGGACATTGCGCTTACCTACATCTACGGCATCGGCCGGACCATGGCCCTGAAGATTCTTACGGATACCAACATCGACTGGCAGACCAACAGTGATAATCTCACTGCTGATGAAGTCACCGCCATCCGTAGCGAAATCGAAAACAACTACAAGGTTGAAGGTGATCTCCGCCGTGAAATCACCACCAACATCAAGCGTCTGATGGACATTGGTTGCTACCGTGGCCTCCGTCATCGTCGCGGTCTGCCCGTTCGCGGTCAGAAATCCAAGACCAACGCTCGCACCCGCAAGGGACCTCGCCGTTCCGTGATGGGCCGCAAGAAGAAATAGCGTCGGCAACGAAGCTAATACTCGCGTGGCCCCTTCTGGGTATCGCGTTTTTTAAGACTTTTATTCAACGGAGATTCAGGCCATGGCTAGACCTCGTCGAGCTGGGAAGAAAAAAGAGAAGAAAAGCATTCCCGTAGGCATCGCCCACGTCAAGGCCACGTTCAACAACACGATCGTGACCTTTACCGATGTCAAGGGCAATGTCGTCAGTTGGGCTTCCGCAGGCGCTCATTTCAAGGGTTCCCGCAAGTCCACTCCTTTTGCGGCACAGATGGCTGCTGAAGCAGCCGCCAAGCGTGCTCAGGATTCCGGCATGCGCACCGTCGGCATTTACGTCAAGGGACCCGGTTCCGGACGTGAGGCCGCCATGCGCGCCATCAACAACGCTGGTTTCAAGGTAACCTTCATTCGCGACATCACCCCGATTCCGCACAACGGTTGCCGTCCGCCCAAACGCCGCAGGGTTTAATTAAGGAGAATTATCGTGGCAAGATATACTCAAGCAAAATGCAAGCTGTGCCGCCGCGAGGGAGAAAAGCTCTTCCTCAAGGGTGATCGCTGCTACACCGACAAATGCGCTTACGAAAAGCGTCCGTACCCTCCGGGACACTCCGGCCGCATGCGCCACAAGATGAGCGACTACGCCGTTCAGCTTCGTGAAAAGCAGAAGGTTCGCCGCATGTACGGCGTGCTCGAAGGCCAGTTCCGCGACTACTATCATCGTGCAGATGGCATGAAAGGCGTCACTGGTCACAACCTGTTGATGCTCCTCGAGCGCCGTCTTGACAACGTCATTTTCCGCCTTGGTTTCGCCAACTCCCGCGACCAGGCGCGCCAGTTGGTTCGCCACGGCATTTTCAAGCTGAATGGCCGCCGCGTGAACATTCCGTCCATGCAGGTCAAGCCCGAAGACGTTATTGAGGTTCGTGATGAAGCTCGCAAGATTCCCGTGATCGGCGAAGCTCAGGAAGTCATTGCTCGCCGCGGCTGCCCCGAGTGGCTGGAGTCCGACGGCGCCAACTTCAAGGGCACGGTCAAGGCCATGCCGAGCCGGGAAGACATCCAGTTCCCGATCAACGAGCAGCTGATTGTCGAATTGTACTCCAAGTAAATAGGGGACTACATGCTTATTGAGAACGGCGACAAACTTATCAACACCCGCAACTGGAGTGAACTCGTCAAGCCTGAAAAGCTTGTGCGCGATCCCAAGTCCGGCGTGAATTACGGGAAGTTCATCTGTGAACCTCTTGAGCGCGGCTATGCCACCACCATCGGCAATGCCATGCGCCGGGTCCTTCTGTCCTCTATGCAGGGGTGTGCCATTGTTGCCGCCTCCATCGAGGGCGTGCAGCACGAGTTCACAACCATGCCGGGTGTCCTGGAAGACATGACCGAAGTGGTGTTGAACCTCAAGCAGGTTCGCATCGCCATGACCACCGATGAGCCTCAACGTCTCGTTCTCGAGGCCGACAAGAAGGGCAAGGTCACCGCCGGCATGATCCAGGAGAATCAGAACGTCAAAGTCCTGAACACCGATCAGCTCATCGCCACCCTGACCGAGGACCGTCCCCTGAAGATGGAACTCGAAGTCCGCATGGGCAAGGGTTATGTCCCGGCCGACATGCACGAGGGGCTCACCGACGAGATCGGCTCCATCATCCTTGATGCCAGCTTCTCTCCCGTGAAGAAGGTGGCCTACTCGGTGGAGCAGGCTCGCGTCGGGCAGATGACTAACTACGATAAACTCATCCTGGAAGTCTGGACCGACGGTTCCGTATCCCCCGAGGATGCCTGTGCATACAGCGCCAAAATCCTGAAGGACCAGCTCTCCGTGTTCATCAACTTCGATGAACTCTCTTCCGAGGCTGCCGAGGAAGAAGAGGATTCCATCGATCTGAACCCGAATCTCTTCAAGTCCATTGATGAACTCGAACTTTCCGTTCGAGCCACCAATTGCTTGAAGGCCGCCAACATCCAGTTGGTCGGTGAGTTGGTACAGCGTAGTGAGCAGACCATGCTCAAGACCAAGAACTTCGGCCGCAAGTCTCTCGACGAGATTCGCCGTGTCCTTGACAGCATGACGCTCAAGTTCGGTATGAACGTCGAGGATTTTGACAAGAAGTACCAGGAATGGTTGAAGAGGAAAGAGAAAAATGAGGCATAGAAAATCAGGCCGCAAGCTGAACCGGACCAATACTCACCGCGCCGCCATGTTCAAGAATATGGCCCGCGCGCTTCTTACCTACGAACAGATCCGCACCACTGAAGCCAAGGCCAAGGAACTGCGTCGCATCGTCGACAAGCTCATCACCCTGGCATTGCGCAATGATGTCCACACCCGCCGTCAGGCCTACAAGGTGTTGGGCAGCCACCAGATGGTGCAGCGTCTCTTTGACGAAATCGGTCCTCGTTTCGAGGGCGGTGCCGGTGGTTACACCCGCATCGTCAAGCTCTCTCAGCCCAGAAAGGGCGATTGTGCTCCCATGGTCATCATTGAGCTGACCAAGAAGGCGAGCCCGGAAGCCGAAAAGGGTTCCGACGAGAGTGCTGCCGAAGCCAAGGAAGATTAGCAATAGTAAAGAGGACAGGCTCTTGCCTGTCCTCTTTTTTTATGCTTATGTATAGATAAAATCAATAACCGGGATGGGTTGCCTGATGGATGTCCGTAAGCTTGAGGCGTTTTGCAGGGTTTATGAGTTGGAGAATTTTTCAAAGGCTGGGGAGTTGATGTTTCTTTCTCAGCCGACTATCTCATCCCATGTGGCAAACCTGGAAGAGGAGTTGGGTGTCAGGCTATTCGACCGTATGGGTCGCAAGGTCATGGCCACTCAGGCCGGGCACGTACTCTATCGTAGCGCGAAATCCGTTTTTGAGACCCTTGAGCAAGCCAAGGCTTCTATTGAGTTGCTGCGTGACAAGGTGACGGGTGAGTTGCTGGTGGGGTGCTCAACTATTCCTTCCTATGCGCTTCTTCCGGAAATGCTGTCAGGCTTTAGCGTCCAATACCCCGAGGTCCGCTTCACCATTGAAACCCGCGATTCAGCCGAGGTCATCAAGCACGTAGCTTCAGGCGATTGGCCGGTCGGCATCGTCGGCAAGCGCCCTGAGGAGGACTCCCTTGCAGCCGAGCTGTTGGCGGAAGATGAAATCGTGGTTGTGGCTTCTGCAGACGCGACTTGGCTTCCTCCCGAAGAGGGGCCCATCTCTTTGGAGACATTGGTCAAACTGCCTTGGGTTATGCGCGAGAGGGGATCGGGGACTAGAAATGTACTTGAACTTGCCCTTAATAAAGCGGGCAAGTCCCTCCAGGCGCTCAATGTCCGTTGCCTGATCGATAGCACCTGCAATTCAATCGCCCACACGGTAGGTGGACTCGGTGTAACCGTAACGTCGCTGCTTGCCACCAAGGAGTTGTTGGATCGGGGTGAGCTCAAGCGTCTTGATGTTCCGGAATTGGCAGGAAAACGCCGTTTTTATCTGATCTACCACCGGGACAGGCACATGTTCCCCGCCTTGAAGACTTTTATTGATTACGCTCGACGGTAACAATAAGGCCCGGTGATTAACCGGGCCTTTTCTTATGGCAAAAAAGCCAGCGGCGGCACATCGGGTATCATTCCCTTGTCCGCAAGGTGTCGATAAAAGCGGGTAAGGCCTTCTAACTCACGTTCTCCGAACTCATAGACAAGCCCGTCGAAGTAGGAGCACATCTCGGTTTCGTTCAGACAGGAGTCACCTGCGGCTAGTACGCACATGTCGCCCAGGTGGTCGGAGCCCCAATGCCTCGCCTCAATGAGTTTGGCGCAGGCTTCGCGAATACGATCTCCATGAGCGGCCAGACTGTCGCGGCGGGCGATCCAGACGCCGAAGATAAAGGGTAGGCCCGTCAGGTCTCGCCATGCTTCCCCCAGGTCCACCCTGTGCGGATAATCCGGGTGGTAGCGCAGGTTAAGCGCCTCGTCGCCGATTGCCAGAATCGCGTCAGGGCGTTCTCCCTGTTCCAGTTGCGACGTAGCGTCTCCGGTTATGTATTCCACGGTAACATCCCATTCCAGCATAAGTATCTTGAGCAGTGCGGCCGAGGTGTGGGTCTGAGAGCTTACCAGCAATCGTTTCCCGGCCAGATCCTGGACCGGAAAGCGACTCAGCAGGAGTACGGACTGGACCGGTCCCCGACTACCAATGGCGATGTCAGGGATCAGATAGTACTTTTCCGGATGCCTCGCGTATTCGATGGATGAGGCTGCCGAAAGGTCCAGTTCGCCCGCATCCATCAGCTTGTTCAGTGCGGAAGGAGGGCCGGAAACGATGTCGAAGTCGTTGTCGATCAATCCGTTTTCCAACGGATGATAAATGGGGAGGACATTGAGATAGCCGATTTTCCCAAGGCGCATTATTTGGCCTCCAACAGAGTATAGTCCATGGTGCGTTGCCGAGGGGTGAACCCGGCGGCTTCAACCAGACGATGAATCTCTTCACGTGAAAGCCGGAACGCCACCCCGGCGGCCTTGACCACGTTTTCCTCGATCATGGTCGAGCCGAAGTCATTGCCGCCGAAATAGAGGGCGAGCTGGGCAATTTTTGGCCCCATGGTTACCCAGGAGACCTGGATGTTGTCCACATTGTCCAAAACGAGGCGTGAGATGGCGAGGGTGCGCAGATACTCCACGCTGGTCAGCTTGCGACAGTGGGGAAGTTCCGTGTGGTCCGGCTGGAAGGTCCAGGGTATGAATGCGGTGAAGCCGCCTGTCCGATCCTGGGTTTCGCGTACTGCGAATAGATGTTCCAGCCGCTGCTCCGGCGTCTCGAGATGACCGAACATCATGGTTGCGGTGGTTCGCAGCCC encodes the following:
- the rplO gene encoding 50S ribosomal protein L15, whose protein sequence is MRLHELYAFPEEYKNRKRIGRGSGSGWGKTAGKGHKGQNARAGGGVRPGFEGGQMPLARRLPKRGFKNPFRVEYEAVNVGRLIAMFDGKDEITVADMYERGVVANGAPVKVLGTGEVDKAVTIEAHRFSASAAEKIAKAGGTAKAIEG
- the secY gene encoding preprotein translocase subunit SecY — protein: MSMSGVENLARVPELKKKLLWTFALLAVYRMGIHIPIPGVDSGALSEFFAQAQNTLFGVFDMFSGGGLKNMSIFALGIMPYISASIILQLLTVVSPELKRLQKEEGEAGRKKITQYTRYGTVLITIVQGFAIATGLESAASPTGASMVLHPGWGFKLMTILTLTAGTVFLMWLGEQMTEKGIGNGISLIIYAGIIAGLPAAVMNTVQLMSVGEITLFVLLLIGACMVVTLAFIVFMERGQRRIPIHYAKRQQGRRMFGGQTTHLPLKINTAGVIPPIFASSILMFPATVAQFSNVQWLKDISSFMRPDSIVYNILYIGIIMFFCYFYTAIMFDPKGIAENIQKQGGFIPGIRPGARTREYIDRVLARITLWGGFYVSLVCVLPMFLISNFGVPFYFGGTSLLIVVGVAMDFMGQIESYLISRQYEGLMGKAGKGR
- the map gene encoding type I methionyl aminopeptidase, which translates into the protein MKKFRGVFLKNEKEIGLMREANRIVSRILDELGENVKPGVSTMVFEEVCQARCKEFGVRPAFLGYQGFPYALCCSVNEEIVHGFPSRERILEEGDIVSFDMGVVYNGFYGDSARTFGVGEVDAETQKLMDVTRESLYKGIDKAWPGNNLYDISAAIQSYVEGFGFGIVRRFVGHGIGSHLHEKPEIPNFVPRGIAGVPLKAGMVLAIEPMVTAGSYEVEILDDKWTAVTKDRKMSAHFEHTIAVTSDGPMILSLSD
- the rpmJ gene encoding 50S ribosomal protein L36, with amino-acid sequence MKVRPSVKKMCSKCKVIRRNGILRVICENPRHKQRQG
- the rpsM gene encoding 30S ribosomal protein S13, with amino-acid sequence MARIAGVDLPRNKRMDIALTYIYGIGRTMALKILTDTNIDWQTNSDNLTADEVTAIRSEIENNYKVEGDLRREITTNIKRLMDIGCYRGLRHRRGLPVRGQKSKTNARTRKGPRRSVMGRKKK
- the rpsK gene encoding 30S ribosomal protein S11 — translated: MARPRRAGKKKEKKSIPVGIAHVKATFNNTIVTFTDVKGNVVSWASAGAHFKGSRKSTPFAAQMAAEAAAKRAQDSGMRTVGIYVKGPGSGREAAMRAINNAGFKVTFIRDITPIPHNGCRPPKRRRV
- the rpsD gene encoding 30S ribosomal protein S4, whose product is MARYTQAKCKLCRREGEKLFLKGDRCYTDKCAYEKRPYPPGHSGRMRHKMSDYAVQLREKQKVRRMYGVLEGQFRDYYHRADGMKGVTGHNLLMLLERRLDNVIFRLGFANSRDQARQLVRHGIFKLNGRRVNIPSMQVKPEDVIEVRDEARKIPVIGEAQEVIARRGCPEWLESDGANFKGTVKAMPSREDIQFPINEQLIVELYSK
- a CDS encoding DNA-directed RNA polymerase subunit alpha translates to MLIENGDKLINTRNWSELVKPEKLVRDPKSGVNYGKFICEPLERGYATTIGNAMRRVLLSSMQGCAIVAASIEGVQHEFTTMPGVLEDMTEVVLNLKQVRIAMTTDEPQRLVLEADKKGKVTAGMIQENQNVKVLNTDQLIATLTEDRPLKMELEVRMGKGYVPADMHEGLTDEIGSIILDASFSPVKKVAYSVEQARVGQMTNYDKLILEVWTDGSVSPEDACAYSAKILKDQLSVFINFDELSSEAAEEEEDSIDLNPNLFKSIDELELSVRATNCLKAANIQLVGELVQRSEQTMLKTKNFGRKSLDEIRRVLDSMTLKFGMNVEDFDKKYQEWLKRKEKNEA
- the rplQ gene encoding 50S ribosomal protein L17, which produces MRHRKSGRKLNRTNTHRAAMFKNMARALLTYEQIRTTEAKAKELRRIVDKLITLALRNDVHTRRQAYKVLGSHQMVQRLFDEIGPRFEGGAGGYTRIVKLSQPRKGDCAPMVIIELTKKASPEAEKGSDESAAEAKED
- a CDS encoding selenium metabolism-associated LysR family transcriptional regulator, with protein sequence MDVRKLEAFCRVYELENFSKAGELMFLSQPTISSHVANLEEELGVRLFDRMGRKVMATQAGHVLYRSAKSVFETLEQAKASIELLRDKVTGELLVGCSTIPSYALLPEMLSGFSVQYPEVRFTIETRDSAEVIKHVASGDWPVGIVGKRPEEDSLAAELLAEDEIVVVASADATWLPPEEGPISLETLVKLPWVMRERGSGTRNVLELALNKAGKSLQALNVRCLIDSTCNSIAHTVGGLGVTVTSLLATKELLDRGELKRLDVPELAGKRRFYLIYHRDRHMFPALKTFIDYARR
- a CDS encoding menaquinone biosynthetic enzyme MqnA/MqnD family protein, producing MRLGKIGYLNVLPIYHPLENGLIDNDFDIVSGPPSALNKLMDAGELDLSAASSIEYARHPEKYYLIPDIAIGSRGPVQSVLLLSRFPVQDLAGKRLLVSSQTHTSAALLKILMLEWDVTVEYITGDATSQLEQGERPDAILAIGDEALNLRYHPDYPHRVDLGEAWRDLTGLPFIFGVWIARRDSLAAHGDRIREACAKLIEARHWGSDHLGDMCVLAAGDSCLNETEMCSYFDGLVYEFGERELEGLTRFYRHLADKGMIPDVPPLAFLP